AGCATCCGCCCGTGCGAGTACAGCTCGCCGGCCCGCCGCCGGCCCGCCACGGCCAGACGCGCGGCCAGCGCCGGGTCGTCGAACAGGGACGCGACGGCCGCGCGCCAGCCCTCCCCGTCGTCGGGGTCGCGCAGCAGGCCGGCCACGCCGTCCGGCACGATCTCCGGCAGGTTGCTCGCCCGCGCGACGACGACCGGCTTGCCCGCGGCCATCGCCTCGACCACGGCGTAGCCGAAGCCCTCGCGCCGCGCCGGGTGGCAGAAGACGTCGATCCCCTGCAGCAGGCGGGGCACGTCGTCGCGGAACCCGAGCAGGTGCAGGGCGTCCCCGGCGCCGGCGTCGCGGGCCGTCGCCAGCAGGGCGCCGCGCTCCGGCCCCTCGCCGACGAGCCACAGCTGCAGGCCAGGATGCGAGGCGCGCAGGGCGCCGAGCTGCCGCACGACCACGAGGTGGTTCTTGCGCGTGGTCAGCTCGCCGACCATCCCGAGCACCGGCGTCCCCGGCCCGGCGCCGGCTTCGGCGCGCACCGCGGCGCGCGCGGCGGCGTAAGCGTCGTCATCCAGGGCGTAGCGACCGACGTCGATCCCGTTGCTGATGACCCGCACCTTGTCCGGGGGCAGCCAGGGCGCGCTCGCCAGCAGGGT
This region of bacterium genomic DNA includes:
- a CDS encoding glycosyltransferase codes for the protein AAGLVVTELVFHGDLDPALSWRYWRLCRRHRIDLLCLNMDKVLRVAGPAARLAGAVVVPRRGSESPLGGKVSHKLAYLKVAGGVIANSLATRATLLASAPWLPPDKVRVISNGIDVGRYALDDDAYAAARAAVRAEAGAGPGTPVLGMVGELTTRKNHLVVVRQLGALRASHPGLQLWLVGEGPERGALLATARDAGAGDALHLLGFRDDVPRLLQGIDVFCHPARREGFGYAVVEAMAAGKPVVVARASNLPEIVPDGVAGLLRDPDDGEGWRAAVASLFDDPALAARLAVAGRRRAGELYSHGRMLDEVEAYFRGLLRPARRGGPTVTVTTQNAT